A region from the Sander vitreus isolate 19-12246 chromosome 1, sanVit1, whole genome shotgun sequence genome encodes:
- the cyp27c1 gene encoding cytochrome P450 27C1, with translation MAILNHFTTACWKNLQCNRLNKQLFFILRALHKSTASEEFGISAAGEKAMPERLITPTNVGKKTRIKTLKEMPGPSALSNFIEFFWRDGFSRVHEIQMEHRKKYGKIFKSRFGPQLVVSVADRDLVAEVLRAEGVAPQRGNMDYWKEYRDMRGRSTGLISAEGEDWLKMRSVLRQLVMRPRDVAVFSDDVNQVVDDLIKRVAILRTQESDGATVLNVNDLFFKYAMEGVAFILYESRLGCLENEIPQETQDYIGALHLMFSSFKTTMYAGAIPKWLRPVIPKPWEEFCLSWDGLFKFSSIHVDKRLAEIKAQLERGEEVKGGLLTHMLITKEMSTEEIYANFTEMLLAGVDTTSFTLSWACYLLARHPQIQQQIFTEVKETLGPGAVATADDVPRLPLIRGLVKETLRFFPVLPGNGRITQDDLVVGGYFIPKGIQLALCHYSTSFDEENFGNASDFRPDRWIRKDSTDRVDNFGSIPFGYGIRSCIGKRIAELELHLALTRLIQKFHIGVSPLTTDVKAKTHGLLCPAAPIHLQFIDREN, from the exons atGGCAATCCTGAATCATTTTACGACAGCGTGCTGGAAGAATTTGCAATGCAACCGGCTAAATAAGCAGCTGTTTTTCATTTTACGCGCCTTGCACAAGTCAACAGCAAGCGAGGAATTTGGGATCTCCGCGGCTGGAGAAAAGGCCATGCCTGAAAGGTTGATCACACCGACGAATGTCGGCAAGAAAACCAGAATCAAGACCCTGAAGGAGATGCCAGGACCCAGTGCCCTATCCAACTTCATCGAGTTCTTCTGGAGGGACGGGTTTAGCAGAGTTCATGAAATTCAG ATGGAGCACAGGAAGAAGTATggcaaaatattcaaatcccgtTTTGGGCCCCAGCTGGTGGTCTCAGTGGCGGACCGTGACCTGGTGGCTGAGGTGCTGAGGGCCGAGGGCGTGGCCCCTCAGAGAGGTAACATGGACTACTGGAAGGAGTACAGAGACATGAGAGGCCGTTCCACTGGCCTCATCTCAGC tgagggagaagATTGGCTAAAGATGCGGAGCGTGCTCAGGCAGCTTGTCATGCGTCCCCGTGATGTAGCAGTCTTCTCTGATGATGTGAATCAAGTGGTAGATGACCTCATCAAGAGAGTTGCTATTCTGCGCACCCAGGAGTCTGACGGAGCAACTGTTCTCAACGTGAATGACCTCTTCTTCAAATATGCCATGGAAG GTGTGGCATTCATTTTGTACGAGTCCCGACTAGGCTGTTTGGAAAATGAGATTCCCCAGGAAACCCAAGACTACATCGGTGCTCTGCACCTCATGTTCAGCTCCTTCAAGACAACCATGTATGCCGGGGCGATCCCCAAATGGCTCCGACCGGTCATCCCCAAACCATGGGAGGAGTTCTGTCTCTCCTGGGATGGCCTCTTTAAATTCA GCAGTATTCATGTTGACAAGAGGCTTGCAGAGATTAAGGCCCAACttgagaggggagaggaggtgaAGGGGGGACtgctcacacacatgctcattACCAAGGAGATGAGCACTGAGGAGATCTACGCCAATTTTACAGAGATGCTACTGGCTGGGGTCGAcacg ACATCCTTTACTCTTTCATGGGCCTGCTACCTGTTAGCGCGGCACCCTCAAatacagcagcaaatctttacGGAAGTGAAGGAGACTCTGGGACCTGGAGCAGTCGCCACAGCAGACGATGTCCCTCGTCTTCCTCTCATCAGAGGGCTGGTCAAAGAGACACTGAG GTTTTTTCCAGTTCTCCCAGGCAACGGACGGATAACCCAGGATGACTTGGTGGTGGGTGGATACTTCATCCCCAAAGGG ATTCAGTTGGCCCTTTGTCACTACTCCACATCTTTTGATGAAGAGAACTTTGGTAATGCGTCAGACTTCAGACCTGATCGCTGGATACGGAAAGATTCCACAGATCGTGTCGACAACTTTGGCTCGATTCCCTTTGGCTACGGCATCAGGAGCTGCATCGGCAAGAGAATAGCAGAGTTAGAGCTGCATCTAGCTCTCACAAGG CTCATTCAAAAGTTCCACATTGGCGTGTCTCCGCTTACTACTGATGTCAAGGCCAAAACCCACGGCCTGCTCTGCCCTGCTGCCCCCATCCACCTGCAGTTCATCGACAGGGAAAACTAG
- the LOC144522213 gene encoding LOW QUALITY PROTEIN: cytochrome P450 27C1-like (The sequence of the model RefSeq protein was modified relative to this genomic sequence to represent the inferred CDS: deleted 2 bases in 2 codons), translating into MRSVLRQLVMRPRDVAVFSDDVNQVVDDLIKRVAILRTQESDGATVLNVNDLFFKYAMEGVAFILYESRLGCLENEIPQETQDYIGALHLMFSSFKTTMYAGAIPKWLRPVIPKPWEEFCFSWDGLFKFSSIHVEKRLAEIKAQLERGEEVKGGLLTHMLITKEMSTEEIYANFTEMLLAGVDTTSFTLSWACYLLARHPQIQQQIFTEVKETLGPGAVATADDVPRLPLIRGLVKETLRFFPVLPGNGRITQDDLVVGGYFIPKGTQLALCHYSTSFDEENFGDASDFRPDRWIRKDSTDRVDNFGSIPFGYGIRSCIGKRIAELELHLALTRLIQKFHIGVSPLTTDVKAKTHGLLCPAAPIHLQFIDREN; encoded by the exons ATGCGGAGCGTGCTCAGGCAGCTTGTCATGCGTCCCCGTGATGTAGCAGTCTTCTCTGATGATGTGAATCAAGTGGTAGATGACCTCATCAAGAGAGTTGCTATTCTGCGCACCCAGGAGTCTGACGGAGCAACTGTTCTCAACGTGAATGACCTCTTCTTCAAATATGCCATGGAAG GTGTGGCATTCATTTTGTACGAGTCCCGACTAGGCTGTTTGGAAAATGAGATTCCCCAGGAAACCCAAGACTACATCGGTGCTCTGCACCTCATGTTCAGCTCCTTCAAGACAACCATGTATGCCGGGGCGATC CCAAAGTGGCTCCGACCGGTCATCCCCAAACCATGGGAGGAGTTCTGTTTCTCCTGGGATGGCCTCTTCAAATTCA GCAGTATTCACGTTGAGAAGAGGCTCGCAGAGATTAAGGCCCAGCTG GAGCGGGGAGAGGAGGTGAAGGGGGGACtgctcacacacatgctcattACCAAGGAGATGAGCACTGAGGAGATCTACGCCAATTTTACGGAGATGCTACTGGCTGGGGTCGAcacg ACATCCTTTACTCTTTCATGGGCCTGCTACCTGTTAGCGCGGCACCCTCAAatacagcagcaaatctttacGGAAGTGAAGGAGACTCTGGGACCTGGAGCAGTCGCCACAGCAGACGATGTCCCTCGTCTTCCTCTCATCAGAGGGCTGGTCAAAGAGACACTCAG GTTTTTTCCAGTTCTCCCAGGCAACGGACGGATAACCCAGGATGACTTGGTGGTGGGCGGATACTTCATCCCCAAAGGG ACTCAGTTGGCCCTTTGTCACTACTCCACATCTTTTGATGAAGAGAACTTTGGTGATGCGTCAGACTTCAGACCTGATCGCTGGATACGGAAAGATTCCACAGATCGTGTCGACAACTTTGGCTCGATTCCCTTTGGCTACGGCATCAGGAGCTGCATCGGCAAGAGAATAGCAGAGTTAGAGCTGCATCTAGCTCTCACAAGG CTCATTCAAAAGTTCCACATTGGCGTGTCTCCGCTTACTACTGATGTCAAGGCCAAAACCCACGGCCTGCTCTGCCCTGCTGCCCCCATCCACCTGCAGTTCATCGACAGGGAAAACTAG